A window of Hyperolius riggenbachi isolate aHypRig1 chromosome 1, aHypRig1.pri, whole genome shotgun sequence contains these coding sequences:
- the LOC137517599 gene encoding uncharacterized protein, giving the protein MDARKLQDQETSDLSDSSNRSRSCLVCKVVLPTSWTKASCQGCITKLINEENTASCKEFMTTMRHEMVETFRAFRENLPTGSAPVVPPVAVIPKENPKPRKALVKTTRCLISSDEEEEIQDVLPGGQVNRELSQDDMSDQSDTDEKLMFSRFRFPVEETDELVRAIHTTLNINQTTPAPVSIHDKLYSGMDPTPHLNFPVHPSTKNLINTQWKYPEKKLFISRGFRKRFPFSEEDAKLWEGCPKLDAAFSLMNRENELAFEDLGFLKDPADKKIDLSLKKAYTAAVTNFKPAAATTCVSRTTLLWIERVEELVKTDAPKKDILEALSVVKKSNNCY; this is encoded by the exons ATGGACGCACGAAAACTTCAGGATCAG GAGACTTCGGACTTATCCGATAGCTCTAACAGGTCCAGGAGTTGCCTTGTCTGTAAGGTTGTTTTGCCAACTAGCTGGACAAAAGCATCTTGCCAAGGATGTATTACAAAGTTAATTAATGAAGAGAATACTGCCTCCTGCAAAGAGTTTATGACTACCATGAGGCATGAAATGGTAGAGACATTtagagcattcagggaaaatctgcCTACAGGGTCAGCTCCTGTGGTACCTCCTGTGGCAGTTATTCCCAAGGAGAATCCTAAGCCAAGAAAAGCTCTTGTAAAAACTACAAGATGTTTAATTTCttcagatgaagaagaggaaatACAGGATGTTCTTCCTGGAGGACAGGTTAACAGGGAGTTATCACAGGATGATATGTCAGATCAAAGTGATACGGATGAGAAACTTatgttttcaagattcagatttccgGTGGAAGAGACTGATGAATTAGTGCGGGCTATTCACACTACCTTGAATATTAATCAGACCACTCCCGCTCCTGTGTCCATACATGATAAATTATATTCTGGTATGGATCCCACACCACATTTAAATTTTCCTGTACATCCCTCAACAAAAAACCTAATTAATACGCAATGGAAATACCCAgagaaaaaactttttatttcCAGAGGCTTTAGAAAGCGATTCCCCTTTTCAGAagaagatgcaaaattatggGAAGGTTGTCCCAAGTTAGACGCAGCGTTCAGTCTAATGAATAGGGAGAATGAACTTGCTTTTGAGGATTTGGGTTTCCTTAAAGACCCAGCAGACAAGAAAATTGATTTGTCACTTAAAAAAGCTTATACAGCAGCAGTAACTAACTTTAAGCCTGCGGCAGCCACCACCTGTGTCTCTAGGACCACTTTATTATGGATAGAGAGGGTGGAAGAATTAGTCAAAACTGATGCTCCTAAAAAGGACATTTTAGAAGCTCTGAGTGTTGTTAAGAAATCTAATAATTGTTACTGA